One genomic segment of Belonocnema kinseyi isolate 2016_QV_RU_SX_M_011 chromosome 2, B_treatae_v1, whole genome shotgun sequence includes these proteins:
- the LOC117167918 gene encoding nucleolar complex protein 3 homolog, whose translation MKISKVKKSNQRRTKLSKQGKLKSRRHREKKKNATQKAPQPRLNGVEQEEASDDNQDMLEMVEKDDLSFLENAISNKSYDLLKKIRLTEVPRETKKKKLVDENLEYRYEKTAFKGVEDEIGKEYKLLLPIKTKEGLVKTRAIEKEEAVEEQDEEVAEEKEENRENEVGAEEKQWEINDENLIELDDNEPVSTAKLLACREEVLKSRRYAIGILSSGILEDPELRMKNFAMLLEFMQERNPEVYITVRKLATASLLEIFKDILPSYHIVQIKQNGIKLKKDTLQLQNFEAELLKYYKKYLQNLEKTAKVLYKKGNAMRKVGDREIQLAMLAVNCMCDLLVTHPYFNFANNIAKFLIPLLDSKLQSIRETILKCFTQVFKEDKRGELSLSIVQQLNKYVKPRGHSVHHEVISVLLGLRIKDINLDKEREEEMKQKKLMSHKQRILALSKRERKKNKKLEQVEQELLETKAEENKKAKEKVFTEITGVTFTIYFRILKQTPSSKILSACLEGLAKFAHCINLEFYQDIVNVLSTLLEEGNLGLRERLNCILTVFVILSGQGSALNIDPQRFYCHLYKNLLNVHAGKSHSEIGIVLKVLVQSLISRHKNITRNRLIAFVKRIATMSLGLQHNGALGALNVIKTIMQQGKATQSLLDTDSGAGDGIFLPELEEPEYCNAQCTALWEIAALQRHYHITVHQFAKNIAWEVPSTGEGSLAPTIAKLNPLEICQEFDPAEVAFKPAVAVPKKVTPKVPSNHEFVNSDFKIYINDLYNRDVATNDIRLDYCAFIRKRKCASNGVSVDDRNYIAKRKRGK comes from the exons atgAAGATCAGTAAAGTGAAAAAAAGTAATCAAAGGCGCACTAAGCTTTCAAAACAAGGCAAACTGAAGAGTCGACGGCATCGAGAGAAGAAGAAAAATGCAACTCAAAAGGCCCCACAACCTCGATTGAATGGTGTTGAACAAGAGGAGGCGAGTGACGACAATCAGGATATGTTGGAAATGGTAGAGAAAGATGAtctctcttttcttgaaaatgccaTATCCAACAAGTCTTATGATCTCCTCAAAAAAATTCGTCTCACTGAAGTCCCCAG GGAAACTAAGAAAAAGAAACTCGTCGATGAGAATTTAGAATACAGATATGAGAAGACTGCTTTCAAAGGTGTAGAAGATGAAATCGGAAAGGAATACAAATTGTTATTACCGATCAAAACGAAAGAGGGACTTGTTAAAACCAGAGCAATTGAAAAGGAAGAAGCTGTTGAAGAGCAAGATGAAGAAGTGGCTGAAGAGAAagaagaaaatagagaaaatgaAGTAGGCGCAGAAGAAAAACAGTGGGAAATAAATGACGAG aaCTTGATTGAACTTGACGATAATGAACCCGTTTCTACCGCAAAATTGTTGGCATGTCGCGAAGAGGTTCTGAAGTCTCGTCGATATGCAATCGGCATTTTGTCTAGTGGAATTTTGGAAGACCCAGAACTAAGGATGAAAAACTTCGCAATGTTGCTTGAATTCATGCAGGAGAGAAACCCTGAAGTATACATAACCGTACGAAAATTAGCGACAGCGTCTCTCCtagaaatatttaaggatatccTTCCTTCTTATCATATTGTACAGATCAAACAAAAtggaataaaat TGAAGAAGGATACATTACAGCTTCAAAACTTTGAAGCAGAATTgctcaaatattacaaaaaatatttgcaaaatttggAGAAGACGGCTAAGGTACTATACAAGAAAGGAAATGCTATGCGGAAAGTAGGCGATAGGGAAATTCAATTGGCAATGTTAGCTGTGAATTGCATGTGCGATTTGCTTGTTACCCATCCCTACTTCAATTTTGCGAACAACATCGCTAAATTTCTCATTCCACTGCTAGATAGTAAACTTCAATCTATAAGAGAGACTATCCTGAAATGTTTTACACAGGTTTTCAAAGAAGACAAACGAGGAGAATTGTCTTTAAGC aTTGTACAACAATTGAATAAATATGTAAAGCCTCGAGGACATTCCGTGCATCATGAGGTAATATCAGTGTTATTGGGGTTGCGAATTAAAGATATTAACTTAGATAAGGAAAGAGAAGAGGAAATGAAACAAAAGAAATTGATGTCGCATAAGCAGAGAATCCTCGCTTTGAGCAAACGCGAGCGAAAGAAGAACAAAAAACTGGAACAAGTCGAGCAGGAATTGTTGGAGACCAAAGCTGAGGAGAATAAAAAAGCAAAGGAGAAAGTGTTTACTGAAATTACGGGTGTAACGTTCACGATTTACTTCAGGATTTTGAAACAAACTCCCAGCAGCAAAATTCTTTCGGCGTGTTTAGAAGGCTTAGccaa atttgCTCATTGCATAAACTTGGAATTTTACCAGGATATTGTTAATGTTTTGAGCACTTTACTGGAGGAAGGAAATTTAGGCCTAAGAGAAAGACTGAACTGCATTCTAACCGTATTTGTGATATTGTCAGGACAGGGTTCGGCTTTGAATATAGATCCACAGAG GTTTTATTGCCATCTGTATAAAAACCTTCTAAATGTCCATGCTGGAAAAAGTCATTCTGAAATAGGCATTGTTTTGAAAGTCTTGGTTCAGTCATTAATCAGCAGACACAAAAACATCACACGCAATCGattaatcgcttttgtaaaaagaATCGCGACTATGTCTTTGGGGTTGCAACATAATGGAGCTCTGGGAGCTCTCAATGTAATTAAAACGATAATGCAACAAGGAAAGGCGACACAAAGTTTACTAGATACTGATAGCGGGGCTGGTGATGGAATTTTCCTACCTGAACTGGAAGAACCCGAGTACTGTAACGCGCAATGTACAGCACTCTGGGAAATTGCAGCCTTGCAG CGGCATTATCATATCACCGTTCATCAATTCGCAAAAAACATAGCCTGGGAAGTTCCGTCTACTGGTGAAGGAAGCTTAGCTCCCACAATTGCTAAACT AAATCCACTAGAAATTTGCCAGGAATTTGATCCTGCCGAAGTTGCTTTCAAGCCTGCAGTTGCTGTTCCGAAGAAAGTAACTCCCAAGGTTCCATCAAACCACGAGTTTGTTAatagtgattttaaaatttatattaatgacTTGTACAATAGAGATGTTGCTACTAATGATATAAGATTGGATTACTGTGCGTTCATACGTAAAAGAAAATGTGCTTCAAATGGTGTGAGTGTTGATGATCGTAATTATATTGCTAAAAGGAAACGAGGGAAGTAG